A region from the Musa acuminata AAA Group cultivar baxijiao chromosome BXJ1-10, Cavendish_Baxijiao_AAA, whole genome shotgun sequence genome encodes:
- the LOC103999874 gene encoding DNA damage-repair/toleration protein DRT100-like → MAPRPLSSVAVLLLVAVAAAWTGGADGCPASDRAALLAFRSALSEPYLGIFSSWKGKNCCSRWYGVSCDPTTGRVADITLRGESEDPILARAGHSGGLMSGRISPEICLLDRLTTLILADWKQISGPIPPCITSLPLLRILDLVGNRLSGSLPADIGRLSRLTVLNVADNQISGTIPSSLVALSSLMHLELSNNQISGTIPTDFGNLRKLSRALLGRNRISGVIPVSVGHMTRLADLDLAENRISGDIPASLGFMPVLSSLYLDSNRLTGHIPAALLASRGLSILNLSRNAIEGEIPDVFGYRSYYTALDLSYNQLRGSVPKTLVTAAYVGHLDLSHNHLCGAIPAGSPFDHLEAASFANNDCLCGGPLPACR, encoded by the coding sequence ATGGCTCCGCGTCCTCTCTCTTCTGTCgccgtcctcctcctcgtcgccgtCGCGGCCGCGTGGACTGGAGGCGCCGATGGGTGCCCAGCGTCCGACCGCGCGGCGCTTCTGGCCTTCCGCTCCGCCCTGTCTGAACCGTACCTCGGGATCTTCTCGTCGTGGAAGGGGAAGAACTGCTGCTCCCGGTGGTACGGCGTGAGCTGCGATCCCACCACTGGGCGCGTAGCCGACATTACCCTCCGCGGCGAGTCGGAGGACCCCATCCTCGCCCGCGCAGGCCACTCCGGCGGCCTCATGTCCGGCCGCATCTCACCGGAGATCTGCCTCCTGGACCGCCTCACCACCCTCATCCTCGCCGACTGGAAGCAGATCTCTGGGCCTATCCCCCCTTGCATCACCTCCCTCCCCCTCCTCCGCATCCTCGACCTCGTTGGCAATCGCCTCTCCGGCTCCCTCCCCGCCGACATTGGCCGCCTCTCCCGCCTCACCGTCCTCAACGTCGCCGATAACCAGATTTCCGGCACCATCCCATCCTCCCTCGTCGCCCTTTCCTCCCTCATGCACCTCGAGCTCAGTAACAACCAGATCTCCGGCACCATTCCTACCGACTTCGGAAACCTGCGAAAGCTCAGCCGCGCACTCCTCGGCCGAAACCGCATCTCCGGCGTAATCCCCGTATCCGTGGGCCACATGACTCGTCTTGCCGACCTCGACCTCGCCGAGAACCGTATCTCCGGGGATATCCCCGCGAGCCTGGGGTTCATGCCGGTACTATCCTCCCTATACCTCGACTCCAACCGGCTCACCGGCCACATCCCAGCGGCGCTGCTCGCGAGCAGGGGGCTCAGCATCCTAAACCTGAGCCGGAACGCCATCGAAGGGGAGATACCGGACGTGTTCGGCTACCGGTCATACTACACGGCGCTGGATCTGTCGTACAACCAGCTGAGAGGCAGCGTGCCGAAAACGCTGGTGACCGCGGCGTACGTAGGGCACTTAGATCTCAGCCACAACCACCTCTGCGGGGCCATCCCCGCCGGCTCCCCGTTCGACCACCTCGAGGCCGCCTCCTTCGCCAACAACGACTGCCTCTGCGGCGGGCCGCTGCCGGCTTGCCGGTGA